Within the Pseudarthrobacter sp. W1I19 genome, the region CCAGCATCAGCATGGAGATCGTGGACGTGGGCGCTTCGCCGGACGGGGCGATGGAAATTCCGGAATCCGTCAATCAGGCAGGCTGGTACCGGTATGGACCTGCACCGGGCGCAGTGGCTGGGGCAGCCGTCATCGCCGCGCACGTGGACACCACGTCGGACCGGGCGCCTTTTTCCCAATTAAGGCGCCTGCCGGCGGGAACCCTCATCACCGTTGAGCGCTACGGCGCTCCCTCGCTGGACTACCGGGTGCGTTCCGTTGAGCTGATGGCCAAGGACAGGTTCGACGGCGGTTCCCTCTTCCGCCGTGACGGCCCGCACCAGCTCAGGCTTGTGACGTGCGGCGGCCGGTGGCTGGACGAGAGACAGGACTACAGTGACAATGTCATTGTCACTGCGGAACCTGAATGAGCCGCGAGTCAGCCCTGACACTCATTGCCGAGGAGGGGAAGGAGGCCGGTTTGGCATCTTCTGGCCAGCCGTCTTCCAGCGACGAGCAGCAAAGTGGCGGTGCGGAGCAGCGGCCGTCCGCCGGCAGCACCTGGAACCCGCAACTCGACCACTCGTTCTCGGCAGGGGATGAGAAGGCGCTGGCAGAGGCCTACCGCCAGTTCTCCCCGCTTGTGTATACCCTGGCCCTCCGGGCGCTGCGGAACCGCAGTGCAGCGGACGATGTCACCCAGGAAGTGTTCATCCGGGTATGGAGGTCCCGGGCCGCGTTCGATCCGCACAAAGCGGCGCTCCCGGCCTGGATTGTCGGCGTCACGCGGAACGCCATCTCCGATGCGCTCGCCGCCTCGGCCCGGGAATCCCGCAAGGTGCTGGCGGCAGTGGAATTGCAGCCCGAGGCAGAGGCATCCTCCATCGAGATCCTGGCGGACCGTCTGCTCCTGGACGGCGAGCTGGCCCGGCTCGGCGAACCCCAAGGCTCCATCATGCGCCTGGCCTTTTACGATGACCTGACCCACGACCAGATTTCACGGAAACTCAACCTTCCCCTTGGTACGGTCAAGAGTCACATCCGCCGCAGCCTTAGCCACCTGAGACACCGATTGGAGGTGGATCATGCAGCACCTTGACCCTGAAGCCCTGAGCCTGTTCGCCCTGGACGAGCCGATGGACGCCGGGAGCGCCGACCACCTCCGCTCCTGCCCCGAGTGCACCGCCGAGGTTGCCGCGCTGCGGCGCGCCGTCAACGCCGCCAGGACCGTCCCGGACACCGGCGGCCTGGAGGCCCCCGGCGCAAATGTCTGGGAAGCCATCCACCGGCAGCTTAGGCTCACGGACGAGGTGGCCGCGGATCCGCTGGGCCCTGCCCGCGGCCAGGATGCTGCCGAGGGGAAATCCCCATCCGAAGAACCGCGGCCGGCAGCACGGCCGGCGGAAAAGCCCGGCAGCAAGGTGACCTGGCTGCGCCGGCCGGTGACATGGCTGGCAGCGGCTGCGGCCGCCGTCGTCATTGCTGCCGGAGTGGTGGTGGCCGTCAACCGCACATCCCCGCCGGTGACCCTCGCCTCGGCCCAGCTGGAACCGCTGGCCCGTTTCACAGCCACTGGTTCGGCAACGGTTACCGAGTCCGGCGACGGCTCACGGAGCATCGAAGTGAGACTTAATAAAGCAGAAGCCGGCGGGTACCAGGAAGTCTGGCTGATTGCCCCCGATCTGTCCCGCCTGGTCAGCCTCGGAATCATGAACTCATCGTCCGGCCGCTTCGACGTACCGGCCGGCCTTGACCTTTCCAGCTACCCCATCGTGGACGTCTCCGACGAGCCGCTGGACGGCAATCCGGCACACTCCAGCGTCAGCATCGTCCGGGGTACGCTCAGCTCCTGAAGACCGGCACCCCAACCGTGGCCAGTCCGGCGCGGGGCGTCAGCGGCCCGCCGCGGCCAGGTTGCCGGGCAGGGGATCATGCCGGAGGTAGTGCCGGCTGAACGTTCCGGTGCCCGCGGTCAAAGCACGTAGCTCCACCGCGTATTTCAGCAGCTCCTGGTCCGGCACTTCCGCCGTGATTTCGGTCCGGTCCCCGCCGGATGACGACGTCCCGGTGAGCCGCCCGCGGCGCCCGGAGAGATCGCTCATGACTGTCCCCACATGCTCGTCCGGAACGCTAAGCACCACCGACGAGACAGGCTCGAGCAGCTGGATGCTCCCCGCGGCGGCGGCCTCCCTCAGGGCCAGAGCACCGGCCGCCTGGAACGCTGCGTCGGAGGAATCAACACTGTGTGCTTTGCCGCCCACCAGGGTCACGCGAAGGTCCACCACGGGAAAGCCGGAGGCAACGCCTCGCTGCATCTGCGCCCGGACACCTTTTTCCACTGACGAAATGAACGTTCCGGGGATAACCCCGCCCACTGTCTTGTCGACGAACTCGAAGCCTGCGCCCCTGGCCAGCGGTTCCACCTCGATGTCGCACACCGCGTACTGGCCGTGGCCGCCGGACTGCTTGACGTGCCGGCCGTGCCCGGCCGCCGGGGTGGCGAAGGTTTCCCGCAACGGCGTCACCACGTCCACAGTGTGCAGCTTCACGCCCTGGTCGCGGAGCCGGTCCAGCACCACTTCGGCATGCGCCTCCCCCATGCACCAGAGGATCAGCTGGTGGGTTTCGGCGTTCCGTTCCACCCTCAGCGTCGGGTCTCCGGCGGCCACCTTTCCCAGGCTGCGGGCGAGGGCGTCCTCGTCGCTGTGGGAATCGGCTTCGATGGCCACCGGCATCAGCGGCTCCGGCATCTCCCAGGGAGCCAGCAGCAGCGGCTGGTCCTTCGCGGAAATCGTGTCCCCGGTCTCGGCGGTGCCCAGTTTCGCCACCGCCGCAATGTCACCGGCGACACAAAAAGGGACGGGCCGGAGAGTGGATCCCAGCGGTGAGTAGAGGTGCGTGAGCCGTTCGTCGGTGTCATGGTCCTGGTGCCCCCGGTCCGCCAGCCCGTGCCCGCTCACATGGACGGGGGTGTCCCCGCTCAGGGTGCCCGAGAAGACCCGGACCAGGCAGACCCGGCC harbors:
- a CDS encoding class F sortase; its protein translation is MKLATTGRSVRARAGAVVVLAATLLSGCGTAEPTTPEAVPSGAASASARAAAPPTTPAPDPATRPPATVPDVPLRQATAAPAAPRDPAPRFLTVEGTSISMEIVDVGASPDGAMEIPESVNQAGWYRYGPAPGAVAGAAVIAAHVDTTSDRAPFSQLRRLPAGTLITVERYGAPSLDYRVRSVELMAKDRFDGGSLFRRDGPHQLRLVTCGGRWLDERQDYSDNVIVTAEPE
- a CDS encoding RNA polymerase sigma factor; this translates as MTLIAEEGKEAGLASSGQPSSSDEQQSGGAEQRPSAGSTWNPQLDHSFSAGDEKALAEAYRQFSPLVYTLALRALRNRSAADDVTQEVFIRVWRSRAAFDPHKAALPAWIVGVTRNAISDALAASARESRKVLAAVELQPEAEASSIEILADRLLLDGELARLGEPQGSIMRLAFYDDLTHDQISRKLNLPLGTVKSHIRRSLSHLRHRLEVDHAAP
- a CDS encoding anti-sigma factor, producing the protein MQHLDPEALSLFALDEPMDAGSADHLRSCPECTAEVAALRRAVNAARTVPDTGGLEAPGANVWEAIHRQLRLTDEVAADPLGPARGQDAAEGKSPSEEPRPAARPAEKPGSKVTWLRRPVTWLAAAAAAVVIAAGVVVAVNRTSPPVTLASAQLEPLARFTATGSATVTESGDGSRSIEVRLNKAEAGGYQEVWLIAPDLSRLVSLGIMNSSSGRFDVPAGLDLSSYPIVDVSDEPLDGNPAHSSVSIVRGTLSS
- a CDS encoding elongation factor G-like protein EF-G2, coding for MSVKGKDAAGRGGPEGRQGNGSAGITPRDPALVRNVALVGRSGAGKTTLIEALLEANGMITRKGSVVDGTTVSDSDPAAIHQQRSVALSVVPLPVAGIKVNLLDTPGYPDFIGELRAGLRAADAVLFAVSAVDGVDAGTTAIWQECQYLGMPRAVVITRLDHPRADYDGVLAACREAFGDTVLPLYVPVRAGAEVSGLHGLLTGTVFEYPAEGSGPAARAAEPGELAAAESSRAELIEGIIAESEDETLMDRYLGGEDIDAGVLIPDLETAVARGSFFPAVPASAMTGLGTAELLELLTKAFPSPPERSLPRATDLSGSPVRALACDPAGPLAAEVVRTTVDAFLGRVCLVRVFSGTLSGDTPVHVSGHGLADRGHQDHDTDERLTHLYSPLGSTLRPVPFCVAGDIAAVAKLGTAETGDTISAKDQPLLLAPWEMPEPLMPVAIEADSHSDEDALARSLGKVAAGDPTLRVERNAETHQLILWCMGEAHAEVVLDRLRDQGVKLHTVDVVTPLRETFATPAAGHGRHVKQSGGHGQYAVCDIEVEPLARGAGFEFVDKTVGGVIPGTFISSVEKGVRAQMQRGVASGFPVVDLRVTLVGGKAHSVDSSDAAFQAAGALALREAAAAGSIQLLEPVSSVVLSVPDEHVGTVMSDLSGRRGRLTGTSSSGGDRTEITAEVPDQELLKYAVELRALTAGTGTFSRHYLRHDPLPGNLAAAGR